Proteins from a genomic interval of Quercus robur chromosome 9, dhQueRobu3.1, whole genome shotgun sequence:
- the LOC126699828 gene encoding uncharacterized protein LOC126699828, whose product MSSFEELSKLFVNNFIGGQRHKHSLSSLLTIEQGENESLRSFITRFNREALRVDEMHDKLLLAAFHNEVNYDLFIHKLYEQEPQTMAELIHSAQNFMNAEDAIIAKKRKRAEKMEADPLHHSDQGPCPKKGCMGEKKYQDNKKPGSSVRNQQYTPLNMPLEQVLMQIKDNPSLKWSEKMKGDPNKRNRNKYCRFHGDLGHNTDECFDLKQQIENLIRQ is encoded by the coding sequence ATGAGTTCCTTCGAAgagttgagcaagttatttGTCAATAATTTCATTGGAGGACAAAGGCACAAACACTCCTTGTCCAGCCTGCTAACCATAGAACAAGGAGAGAATGAAAGCTTGCGGTCCTTCATTACTCGTTTTAATAGGGAAGCCCTGAGAGTAGACGAGATGCACGACAAGTTATTATTGGCGGCCTTCCACAATGAAGTTAATTATGACCTATTCATCCATAAGCTTTATGAGCAAGAGCCTCAAACCATGGCTGAACTCATTCATTCAGCCCAAAACTTTATGAATGCGGAAGATGCAATtatagccaagaagaggaagagagctgAGAAGATGGAGGCAGATCCTTTGCACCACTCTGACCAAGGTCCTTGTCCAAAGAAGGGGTGTATGGGAGAGAAAAAATACCAAGACAATAAGAAGCCAGGCTCTTCAGTACGGAATCAACAATACACCCCCTTGAACATGCCACTCGAGCAAGTTCTTATGCAAATTAAGGACAATCCTTCCTTGAAGTGGTCggagaaaatgaagggagatcctAATAAGCGCAATAGGAAtaagtattgtcgcttccacGGAGACCTTGGGCACAACACGGATGAGTGTTTTGATTTAAAACAGCAGATTGAAAATCTTATTAGACAATGA